GGGTGACAAAGATAAGAAAATCGAAGAGCTCAAGTCGGAGATAGAGCGCCAAAACCAACTATGCGAGGCTTACCGGCAAAAGTTACTTAGATTCGCAAGTGGTGTAGAGCAGCAAAACGGTGAACTCTCTTTGAAGGTTCAAATCATTGTAGAGAAAATAAGGAAATTTGAATCAGAAACTCAACGCTGCAAATAACGTGCGTTCTTAACCATACAATCAATCGAGTTTTATATCGAAAATGCTTCGAAATGAAACTCTTGAAGGGAGGAATTGTGACAAAtgacccttttcagtttcagCAAATATGAGAAACTATCAAAAGGCTATtagagagagggaggaagaGAGAAGCTCCCTTTCTCTGCGAAACGGGCAAAAGACCGTTACAAAGGGAACCCCAAACTCTCTCAATTCTCAAAATGCCCCATCTTCGACATCATCATCATGTCGTTCCTCCATTTCCCAATGTATGTATAAACCCTATCAATGATTAATTACATTGACCCTATACAtgtaatcatcatcatcatcatcatcatcatatccATATGTCATTATCAGCATGATGCATGATGCATAATGCATCATCATCAACTTGATCCTAAAGCAGCAAACCCTCCCCCCTTCATCATCTGCTTGAACTCCCTGAAGTTCACCATCCCGTCGCCGTCGACGTCGACCTTCTTTATCATCTTCTTGCAGTCCTCGATGGTCCTCCCTTGCTTCAGCCCAAGTGAGGCAAGGACCGACCGCAGCTCCTCCACGGTGATGAAACCGTCGCCGTTCTGGTCGAACACGTTGAAGGCCTCCCTCAtgtcctcctcctcatcccGCTCATCCATTATCGTCTGGTACAGTGCCCCAAACTCGTCTATGTCAACGTACCCGTCCTTGTTCACATCGATCTTCTCAATCATCTGCGCCAGGTCCTTGTCGGGGATATGGATCCCGAGGTTTTGCAACGAGTCGCTCAGCTCCTTCCTTGTGATCCGCCCGTCCCCATTCCTATCGAACATCTGAAACACCCGCCGCAACTCGGCCGGATCCATATCcacaaacaacaatcacaagtcTCCTCGGACGATGTGATATCCTTTTCCCTGCTTTTTGCCTTGGGAGGAACTTAACCGAACGAAGCGGACGATCTTTGAAGTCGATTCgggggagaagaagaggagaaattcttcctttctttcttctattttGTGATTCTTCTCGTGTTGTTCTTTGAAATGCGGATGAGAGGAATTAGAAAGGAGGAATTGGATGGTGGGAAAGAAGGAATTTTCAAGTTTAATAGTTGAGGAGTGGGAAGCGGATGATAGCCCACCAAATACGGTTCGTTTAATGGCTTAAGATAGCCAACAACAACGTTGTTGattgtttctcttttcttttttcttttttttttttggctcttTTCTAGTCCCTTGTTTATATTTAGAGGAGGAATAGGTTTTTTTAAGTTACCATTTAGTCGGAGGCTAGAGCTTGCATTTATCTTGTTAATTTGTTAATCTCGGGTTCTTCGATTTATAATCACGCAACTGGAGTTTAGAGCTTGTCTCTCTCACCGGAGTTTGGACTATCCTCGAGTCGACTGGCATATCATGGATCTTGACATGGGTTCTTTGTATTAGATGATCGTATGGATTCTAGCTTCAGTACTAATTTTATGCTGAGAGATTGGAATTTTATCATCAGTTGCTTGCTTCCCACGTTGTTTTTTCTGCTCATATTGTTTCGGCTATGAAGGGGATGGACAAGAAAGTCTTCCGATACGGTGTCgatatatattcataagaTTTACGGGGCTAGAAAATGGGGACAGAGGATTTAAGCCCTTGAAGAAGTCCATTCTGGAAAGGATCGCCCACCCTCGAAAATTTAATCCACAGACCCTATCGCCAACGGCCATCCAATCTCgacataaaaatttgattttagttCAACAGCATAGTTCAAGCTCCAGGAACAAACCACACACTGAATACTGATGGACATCTCAAGAACAAGATTTGCCTTTAATAAATGCAAATCAGAAACACGACCAAAACATCAGTTCAGAACTGCACGCGGTTATGCAATGAAGCACTCTACCAGCTTCTTATTGTTGCGCGATTATCATACTAATAGAAAGGACCATTCACTGGGTATTAAAACACAGTTCTCAAGACCAAGCAAAGAATCCAAATGAAATATTCACCAGAAATCGTCCCTATGGATTCATCATGCAATATCATAAAATGGAAATTCGATCAGTCAGAAGAATATCACTAATGGATTCACTAAAATGGTTTGCAGAAGCTTAACACAATAATACATTTATCATCAGTCTATATTCGCTACTCTAAGGACAAACTACATAGACAAACTTAAGGAAGTTCGTATTACTTAAATGATTACCTAACTATTACATAAGAACGGGCTTTACAATCTCCTTTGTCAACCTGGACGGCAAGAAGAGCTTCTAGCACAAAGTTTATCAAATAATAAGTTCAAAGcagaaaattattatctttctGTCATAAATTTGCACACAAGAAACCAATTTGAAGTGAAAGAAGATGCATTGAGGTGCACAATTCCCCGATGTTCCGATGGAGGGACGCAGAGGGACAGTGTTGTTCCTCCTAATTGGGACATTGAAATGGGGAAAGTTGAAAGACAAATCCCTTTATCTCCAATTGAAGCCAACATAATCCCAACTTGAATTGAAGGATTAGAGGAATTGCAACTCTCACTCCGAACCCTCCCCCCAAACCCTCCCTCCCAACAAAGCCTTTATATAACAATATAAGCACGATATCATCAAACTTCATAGTAGTTTAAGAACATCGAAGAATGGCACACGACAAACTGATATTTCCTGCGCAGTTTTGGATCTTGTGATAACTCAAAGAACTGCATTCTACATGAATAAAAGCAGCTGACATTATTTGTCTATAAAAATTATGGCATTCGAGAAGGGTTCAACAATCCTGACTCTACAAGGCTCGACCCAAAGCATTTTTGAACTTGAATAAATCCCATTGCCCCAGCAATTTCTCGGCGTAATCTAAGAGCAGCATTACGCATATAAAGCACAAAGCATTCACATTCCAATCATTCATCAATTTTGAGTTCGATTGCAGTGGAAACATGTAAGAAATGTAGGACGACTCCGATCAATCAACAGTCGAAAAGTGCTTAATTGAGCCAAAATTTAGATATAGCAGTGTTTAGATTCATCAACAACCTTCTGACAACACCACCGTCCCAATCACGAAGCAACAGGAAATGCAACAGAATCCAATTCAGGGCAGGAAAAGATGTGCGATTTATTTCTGCTAAAGAGCATGAAAGTCACTCAGAATTACTACCAGGTCTCACAGGAGGAACCCTAATTTACGGGATATCCCAAGGCTTGGGTTCAGGGACGGCGACGACCATACCTTGGAGGTCGGGGGTGAGGACGACCTGGCAACCTAGCCGGGAGTGCTTGTTCAGGACCCTAGCCCTGGAGTTGCGCTTGAGGACGTACTCCTCGTCATAGGACCTCGGGGGCAGCCTATTGAACCATTCCTGGGCGATGTTGACCTCACACTCGGCGGAGCAGGCTTCGATCTCCTCGAGGCGGTGGGAGGCGGGGTCGATGAGGCCGCAGTTGGTGAGGGCCTTGAGGAGAGTCTGGCCGGAGAGGCCGATGACCTCGCGCTTCTTCCCGTCGAGGTCGATCGCGAAGAGCTTGACGACGCGATCGGAGACCTTCTTGGAGCCACCGGAGGGGGTGGGGGAGGAGAGGGTGGTGGATGAACGGAGGAGGATGGCCCGGGAAGGGAGACGGTGGATCTGCGACGACAGCCTCTGTAGGGTTGAGATGGCCATTGGACTCGGATCTCCTGTGAGAACTGAGGAGGACGGTGAATCGACAATGAATATCAGCTCGAGCTGCAGCCTTCCAAGCCAAACGGCATCGTTTACTTCTTGTGTTTttaccaaaagaaaaggagtaaataggcaatttggtCACTGTACAtcaattacatcaatttggtaaTTACATCAATTGTGTCCTTTTTtacacaaaatatataaagagcTTCTTTTGGTACATTAATCATATCCTTCCATTATCATGATATTAGATATGACGTTAACTTTTGAGCATGTCACATAGTTTAggtcttttttaaaaaaaattcctatATTCTTGTCTGATAGaaacaaaaattaagaaaaatgaaaacgaGGCTTTAGAAAGACGACAAAATGGCGTTATTTAGAGGAATTGACCcaaaacgacgtcgttttATCGTTTTAAAAAGAGTTGAACTGACGTCGTATTGAGTCTACCACTCAAAATGACGTCGTTTCGTcgtcttttaaaaaaaactgaaGGTAGCCCCCACCGGAGCTTGCCCTTGttccctttattttttaaaatagagGGAAAATAGTAGGAATAGAGGGGAGAGCTTCGGTGGGGTATGCTTCTCCGGCAGCTTACTCGTTGGGTACTGGACCCTTCGATAACCTTCCCTCAAGGTGAGGTCGCGCGATGAGAGAGCCTCTATCGGCCCCCACtgcttttttcttaatttgttGTTATAaagtgaaagaaaaaagataatgaaaaaaaaagtaaggatCTAAACAATGTATCAAATTGATACAAATCAACAAACTCAAGGACCAAATTTatgcaaaaaataagtcaGGAATCTTATTGACATAACCTACGAAAGTCAcgaaccaaattgatgtaacctgGGCGATGTTGATCTCACACTCGTCCGAGCAGGCTTCGATCTCCTCGAGGCAATGGAAAGTGTCGTCGATGAGGCCATAGTTGGTGAGGGCCTCGAGGAGAGTCTGGCCGAAGAGGCCGATGACCTCGCGCTTCTTCCCATCAAGGTCGATCGCAAAGAGCTTGACGACGCGATCGAAGACCTTCTTGGAGCCGTCGAAGGGGGGCAGGGAAGGAGAGGGTGGCGGATGAGTGGAGGAGGATGGCCCAATAAGGGAGGCAGTGGAGTTGCGACGACAGCGTTAAAATGGCCATTGGGACTCGGATCTCTTGTGAGAACTAAGGAGGACAGAGAATCGATAATGAAGGTCCACTATCAGCTCGAGCTGCAGCCTACCAAGCCAAACGGCATCGTTtacttcttgtttttttcccaaaaaaaaacatattttaatttttttttatggcgAGTAGCAATAATGTTGACATTGCCGCCCCCTACTACACAATATTTGGACTCTCGTGTTTAACTGCAAATATGCCAGATGAACTAAACAACCAGTGGAACCATTAGCCCCCTCAATGTAGCACCACTAAAGGTTTAGTATAGTTCATAGAAACCGATATCTCCCAAGCCCAAGCAAAAAGCACGTTTCTAATAAATGTTTTGACAAAAATGTATAGAGGGGATTTAAACTTGGAATCATAGAATTAACAAACTATTTGAGAGTAAGTTTGGAATCACTATACTACAATCTTTGGtagtttttaaatttctttccaAAACACAATGGGCACAAACACGTAATCACGAGGTAAGTCGTGCCCGCTCACCGCTAGCACCTTGATGGGATGTTATGCCTTGTAGACACTGAAAGCCTGAGAAGGTGTGACTGCCATTAAACCAACCCTCCATTTTTTTCACCGTAAAAGAAATTTGACAATTAATAAACTACACTCTATAGGTGATCCCGAATCAAAATTAATCTCAACTAATAAATTGATCGTTTTGAGATTTATGTTTCATTTATTCTTTGTAAAATCTACTCCATAGATTCCGAAGGAGTGTCGCCACTCGCCGACCTGCCGGAAAATGTTCAGTCAAAACGGGGCCTCCTATCA
Above is a window of Punica granatum isolate Tunisia-2019 chromosome 7, ASM765513v2, whole genome shotgun sequence DNA encoding:
- the LOC116215053 gene encoding calmodulin-like protein 3, whose product is MDPAELRRVFQMFDRNGDGRITRKELSDSLQNLGIHIPDKDLAQMIEKIDVNKDGYVDIDEFGALYQTIMDERDEEEDMREAFNVFDQNGDGFITVEELRSVLASLGLKQGRTIEDCKKMIKKVDVDGDGMVNFREFKQMMKGGGFAALGSS
- the LOC116215052 gene encoding ferredoxin-2, mitochondrial; amino-acid sequence: MAISTLQRLSSQIHRLPSRAILLRSSTTLSSPTPSGGSKKVSDRVVKLFAIDLDGKKREVIGLSGQTLLKALTNCGLIDPASHRLEEIEACSAECEVNIAQEWFNRLPPRSYDEEYVLKRNSRARVLNKHSRLGCQVVLTPDLQGMVVAVPEPKPWDIP